In Actinomadura citrea, a single window of DNA contains:
- a CDS encoding PhoH family protein — protein MVESTHARATRTGRDDRTGSRSQIKIVVPDDHSMVSLLGSRDELLHAIEHAFGADIDIHVRGNEITVTGPEGETDLVSRLFTEMLELLKGGTQLTPDAVERSLAMLRGEGGARPAEVLTLDVLSSRGRTIRPKTLNQRRYVDAIDKHTIVFGIGPAGTGKTYLAMAKAVRALQDKKVNRIILTRPAVEAGERLGFLPGTLYEKIDPYLRPLYDALHDMVDPDSIPRLMAAGTIEVAPLAYMRGRTLNDSFIILDEAQNTSPEQMKMFLTRLGFGSKVVVTGDVTQVDLPNGHLSGLRVVQEILDGVEDIHFSRLDSRDVVRHKLVTEIVDAYNRHDEKQVPQIKQGAARGGPRKRGRQ, from the coding sequence ATGGTCGAATCAACTCACGCGAGGGCAACCCGCACGGGGCGCGACGACCGGACAGGCTCGCGCTCGCAGATCAAGATCGTGGTGCCGGACGACCATTCGATGGTGAGCCTGCTCGGCTCCCGGGATGAGTTGCTCCACGCGATCGAGCACGCGTTCGGCGCCGACATCGACATCCACGTCCGCGGCAACGAGATCACCGTGACCGGCCCGGAGGGCGAGACCGACCTCGTCTCCCGGCTGTTCACCGAGATGCTCGAACTGCTGAAGGGCGGCACCCAGCTCACCCCCGACGCCGTCGAGCGCAGCCTGGCGATGCTGCGCGGCGAGGGCGGCGCGCGTCCCGCGGAGGTCCTCACCCTGGACGTGCTGTCCAGCCGGGGCCGGACCATCCGCCCGAAGACGCTGAACCAGCGGCGGTACGTCGACGCGATCGACAAGCACACGATCGTGTTCGGCATCGGTCCCGCCGGCACCGGCAAGACGTACCTGGCCATGGCCAAGGCCGTCCGCGCCCTGCAGGACAAGAAGGTCAACCGGATCATCCTGACGCGTCCCGCCGTGGAGGCGGGCGAGCGGCTCGGCTTCCTGCCGGGAACGCTCTACGAGAAGATCGACCCGTACCTGCGCCCGCTCTACGACGCGCTGCACGACATGGTCGACCCCGACTCGATCCCGCGCCTGATGGCCGCCGGCACCATCGAGGTCGCCCCCCTGGCCTACATGCGCGGAAGGACCCTGAACGACTCGTTCATCATCCTGGACGAGGCGCAGAACACCTCGCCCGAGCAGATGAAGATGTTCCTCACCCGGCTCGGGTTCGGGTCGAAGGTCGTGGTGACCGGTGACGTCACCCAGGTCGACCTGCCGAACGGGCACCTGAGCGGGCTGCGCGTCGTCCAGGAGATCCTGGACGGCGTCGAGGACATCCACTTCTCCCGGCTGGACAGCCGCGACGTCGTGCGGCACAAGCTCGTCACCGAGATCGTCGACGCCTACAACCGGCACGACGAGAAGCAGGTGCCGCAGATCAAGCAGGGCGCGGCGCGCGGCGGCCCCCGCAAGCGGGGGCGGCAGTGA
- a CDS encoding BTAD domain-containing putative transcriptional regulator, with the protein MSPAVRVLGAFGAEVAGTAADLGGHRQRSVLARLVAARGRMVPADRLVDDLWAGTAPPRAAAGLQSFVSHLRRALEPDRPPRTPARVLVTEPPGYALRLPDGAVDAWRFDALIDEAAELAAADPREARRRAEAALAEWRGPAYAEFGDLPWAAAEAARLDERRRLAVEHRAGALLRLGSAAEAVPDLETHAAANPLREEAWRLLALALYRAGRQGDALAALRRARAALTEELGVDPGPALRRLESDILAQEPALGETGRPAPSRPALRLAPAPRPEEGPAFVGRVQELARLEEAAENAAAGRGGVVIVCGDAGMGKTALAERLARDLAGRGWTRAWGTAPETPGAPAAWPWAELLRELAAAAPPSADLAGRLGPLLDDSVIGRGDADVVTGRFRLHLAVGDYLAELADTAPLLLVLDDLHWADEETLALLVRLAGRLRDSRLLLLATFRQTEVPGGLAAALAALARHEPARIELAGLSPAEVAVLVRDTCAAGLDDAELSAIAERTGGNPFFTRETARLLDAEGLPAATRRVPAGVGDVLRRHVARLPGPVQNVLRDAAVIGRDADLRVLTDLAGDEETVIDAVEAGLAAGLVTEPAPGRIRFAHALVRDTLYAGVSRARRTRVHGRVAAALERHLPREVAAIAHHYLESGTDPDKAVRYARRAAAAAEARFAHGAAADLWVRAVETLRAQGPETVRDRLEAEVAAIRSSALAGQIVDARARRIAAIADARALGDVRLLARIIVGFGVPTLWSAREYGSLDVAVVEAVDEALARLPEDEPELRVRLLATLAMELEGEQHDRGVTASREALGLARALGDPELVAVALNGAYINAHRSAEGVVERLRVASELLDLATEHDLGTYRVLAHLQLQQACVAALDLPAAHRHLAEGRGLADQYGLPLFARIADWYTVLARALTARPEEAERAFAEVGGSIGRTRIWFSERGMVLLGPFCLRLAQGRAEEMVDEAAWLHGQWGHVAATADMYALALAAAGRTAEARRVVAGAGPVRLDYFFDLTMAVRGLRAVALGDRPLAEEAYAALLPYEGHFTGGATAVATVGPVAQVLGDLARFLERSPEVAAAHYRKAADVAARLDAPFWAEKATASLAALGTAA; encoded by the coding sequence ATGTCGCCCGCCGTACGCGTTCTCGGAGCCTTCGGGGCCGAGGTGGCCGGAACCGCCGCCGACCTCGGCGGTCACCGGCAGCGATCCGTGCTCGCCCGCCTCGTCGCCGCGCGGGGCCGGATGGTGCCCGCCGACAGGCTCGTCGACGACCTGTGGGCGGGCACGGCCCCGCCGCGCGCCGCCGCCGGCCTCCAGTCGTTCGTGTCCCACCTGCGCCGGGCGCTCGAACCGGACCGCCCGCCCCGCACGCCCGCGCGGGTGCTGGTCACCGAGCCGCCGGGGTACGCGCTCCGGCTCCCGGACGGCGCCGTCGACGCGTGGCGGTTCGACGCGCTGATCGACGAGGCCGCCGAGCTCGCGGCGGCCGATCCGCGGGAGGCGCGCCGCCGTGCGGAGGCGGCGCTCGCCGAGTGGCGCGGGCCCGCCTACGCCGAGTTCGGCGACCTGCCGTGGGCCGCGGCCGAGGCCGCCCGCCTGGACGAGCGGCGCCGGCTCGCGGTCGAGCACCGCGCCGGGGCCCTGCTGCGGCTCGGATCGGCCGCCGAGGCCGTCCCGGACCTGGAGACCCACGCCGCCGCCAACCCGCTGCGCGAGGAGGCATGGCGGCTGCTGGCCCTCGCCCTCTACCGCGCCGGGCGCCAGGGCGACGCCCTCGCCGCGCTGCGGCGCGCCCGCGCGGCACTGACCGAGGAACTCGGCGTCGATCCCGGTCCGGCGCTGCGCCGCCTGGAGAGCGACATCCTGGCGCAGGAGCCCGCGCTGGGGGAGACGGGACGGCCGGCGCCGTCCCGTCCCGCGCTGCGGCTCGCGCCCGCGCCCCGCCCCGAGGAGGGCCCCGCCTTCGTCGGCCGCGTCCAGGAACTGGCGCGGCTGGAGGAGGCCGCCGAGAACGCCGCCGCGGGCCGCGGCGGCGTCGTCATCGTCTGCGGAGACGCCGGGATGGGCAAGACCGCGCTCGCCGAGAGGCTCGCGCGCGACCTGGCCGGACGGGGCTGGACACGCGCGTGGGGGACGGCGCCCGAGACCCCGGGAGCGCCTGCGGCCTGGCCCTGGGCCGAGCTGCTGCGCGAGCTGGCGGCCGCCGCCCCGCCCTCCGCCGATCTGGCCGGACGGCTCGGGCCGCTCCTGGACGACTCCGTCATCGGGCGCGGCGACGCCGATGTCGTCACGGGGCGGTTCCGGCTCCACCTGGCCGTCGGCGACTACCTCGCCGAGCTCGCGGACACGGCGCCGCTCCTGCTCGTCCTGGACGACCTGCACTGGGCCGACGAGGAGACCCTCGCGCTGCTGGTCCGGCTCGCCGGGCGGCTGCGGGACAGCCGCCTCCTCCTGCTGGCCACGTTCCGGCAGACCGAGGTTCCGGGCGGTCTCGCCGCCGCGCTGGCCGCACTCGCCCGGCACGAGCCCGCGCGCATCGAGCTGGCCGGGCTGTCGCCGGCGGAGGTCGCGGTCCTCGTCCGGGACACCTGCGCCGCGGGCCTGGACGACGCGGAGCTGTCGGCGATCGCCGAGCGCACGGGCGGCAACCCGTTCTTCACCCGGGAGACGGCCCGGCTCCTGGACGCCGAGGGGCTGCCCGCCGCCACGCGCCGGGTCCCCGCCGGCGTCGGCGACGTGCTGCGGCGCCACGTCGCGCGGCTGCCGGGACCGGTCCAGAACGTGCTGCGCGACGCCGCGGTCATCGGCCGGGACGCCGACCTGCGCGTCCTGACCGACCTGGCCGGGGACGAGGAGACGGTGATCGACGCCGTGGAGGCGGGCCTGGCCGCGGGCCTCGTCACCGAGCCCGCGCCCGGCCGGATCCGGTTCGCGCACGCCCTCGTCCGCGACACCCTCTACGCGGGCGTGTCCCGGGCCCGCCGCACCCGCGTGCACGGCAGGGTCGCCGCCGCGCTGGAACGCCACCTCCCGCGCGAGGTCGCCGCGATCGCGCACCACTACCTCGAGTCGGGCACCGACCCTGACAAGGCCGTCCGGTACGCGCGGCGCGCCGCCGCGGCCGCCGAGGCGCGGTTCGCGCACGGCGCCGCCGCCGACCTGTGGGTGCGCGCCGTCGAGACGCTCCGCGCGCAGGGCCCCGAGACCGTGCGCGACCGGCTGGAGGCGGAGGTCGCCGCGATCCGGTCGAGCGCCCTCGCGGGGCAGATCGTCGATGCCAGGGCCCGGCGGATCGCCGCCATCGCCGACGCCCGCGCGCTCGGCGACGTCCGGCTGCTCGCCCGGATCATCGTCGGCTTCGGCGTCCCGACGCTGTGGTCGGCCCGCGAGTACGGAAGCCTCGACGTCGCGGTCGTGGAGGCCGTCGACGAGGCGCTGGCACGGCTCCCCGAGGACGAGCCGGAACTGCGGGTCCGGCTGCTGGCCACACTGGCCATGGAGCTGGAGGGCGAGCAGCACGACCGGGGCGTCACCGCCTCGCGGGAGGCGCTCGGCCTGGCCCGCGCCCTGGGCGACCCCGAGCTGGTCGCCGTCGCCCTCAACGGCGCCTACATCAACGCCCACCGGAGTGCGGAAGGGGTGGTCGAGCGGCTCCGGGTCGCCTCCGAGCTCCTCGACCTCGCCACCGAGCACGACCTCGGCACCTACCGCGTCCTCGCGCACCTGCAACTCCAGCAGGCGTGTGTCGCCGCGCTCGACCTGCCCGCCGCGCACCGGCACCTGGCGGAGGGACGCGGGCTCGCCGATCAGTACGGCTTGCCGCTGTTCGCCCGCATCGCCGACTGGTACACGGTCCTGGCACGCGCTCTCACCGCCCGGCCGGAGGAGGCGGAACGCGCGTTCGCCGAGGTCGGCGGCTCCATCGGCCGGACCCGGATCTGGTTCAGCGAGCGCGGCATGGTGCTCCTCGGCCCGTTCTGCCTGCGGCTCGCCCAAGGGCGGGCCGAGGAGATGGTGGACGAGGCCGCCTGGCTGCACGGCCAGTGGGGGCACGTCGCCGCCACCGCCGACATGTACGCGCTCGCCCTGGCCGCCGCCGGCCGCACCGCCGAGGCCCGCCGGGTCGTCGCCGGCGCCGGACCCGTCCGGCTCGACTACTTCTTCGACCTGACCATGGCGGTCCGCGGCCTGCGCGCCGTCGCGCTCGGCGACCGCCCTCTGGCCGAGGAGGCCTACGCGGCGCTGCTGCCCTACGAGGGCCACTTCACCGGCGGCGCCACCGCCGTCGCCACGGTCGGCCCGGTCGCCCAGGTCCTCGGCGACCTCGCCCGCTTCCTGGAACGCTCCCCCGAGGTGGCCGCCGCCCACTACCGCAAGGCCGCCGACGTCGCCGCCCGACTCGACGCCCCCTTCTGGGCGGAAAAGGCCACCGCCTCCCTCGCCGCCCTGGGCACAGCGGCATGA
- a CDS encoding hemolysin family protein: protein MSTAQAWLSALAVGLVFMAGLLAGTETALARVSRVTVEEAVREGRRGARRLAEVVADPARYVNMVLLLRIGCELVATVIVADLCISWLDETWRAYVTAAAVMIVVSYVVIGVGPRTLGIQHADRIALAGAAVIHPVTRVFGPLPRLLILLGNALTPGKGFREGPFASEAELRDLVDLAEQRSLIEPVEREMIHSVFELGDTLVREVMVPRTDIVFVERTKTLRQAMSLALRSGFSRIPVVGENEDDVVGIAYLKDVVRRSQEHRESESVETVDSVMRPATYVPDSKPIDELLREMQARQIHVAIVIDEYGGTAGLVTIEDILEEIVGEIADEYDVEIPPVTWLSGDAARVTARLPVEDLAELFDVEIDAEEVETVGGLLAHALGRVPIEGSTAEVATSEASTGETGPVLSLKAETIAGRRNRVGTVLVRRLGGAPGADAGSRAASDQSR from the coding sequence ATGAGCACCGCGCAGGCGTGGCTGTCCGCCCTGGCGGTGGGCCTGGTCTTCATGGCGGGCCTGCTGGCCGGCACCGAGACGGCGCTCGCCCGGGTGTCGCGCGTCACGGTCGAGGAGGCCGTCCGGGAGGGACGCCGCGGCGCCAGGCGGCTGGCGGAGGTCGTCGCCGACCCGGCCCGCTACGTCAACATGGTCCTGCTGCTGCGGATCGGCTGCGAGCTGGTCGCCACCGTGATCGTCGCGGACCTGTGCATCTCCTGGCTGGACGAGACGTGGCGGGCCTACGTCACCGCCGCCGCCGTCATGATCGTCGTCAGCTACGTGGTGATCGGGGTGGGGCCGCGCACCCTCGGCATCCAGCACGCCGACCGGATCGCGCTGGCGGGCGCCGCCGTGATCCACCCGGTGACCCGGGTGTTCGGGCCGCTGCCCCGGCTGCTGATCCTGCTCGGCAACGCCCTCACACCGGGCAAGGGGTTCCGGGAGGGGCCGTTCGCCTCCGAGGCGGAGCTGCGCGACCTGGTCGACCTCGCCGAGCAGCGCAGCCTGATCGAGCCCGTCGAGCGGGAGATGATCCACTCGGTGTTCGAGCTGGGCGACACCCTCGTCCGCGAGGTGATGGTGCCGCGCACCGACATCGTGTTCGTCGAGCGCACCAAGACCCTGCGGCAGGCGATGTCGCTGGCGCTGCGCAGCGGCTTCTCCCGCATCCCCGTGGTCGGCGAGAACGAGGACGACGTGGTCGGCATCGCCTACCTCAAGGACGTCGTCCGGCGCAGCCAGGAGCACCGCGAGAGCGAGTCGGTCGAGACGGTCGACTCGGTGATGCGGCCCGCCACCTACGTCCCCGACAGCAAGCCGATCGACGAGCTGCTGCGCGAGATGCAGGCCCGGCAGATCCACGTCGCGATCGTCATCGACGAGTACGGCGGCACCGCGGGCCTGGTCACCATCGAGGACATCCTGGAGGAGATCGTCGGGGAGATCGCCGACGAGTACGACGTGGAGATCCCGCCGGTGACCTGGCTCTCCGGCGACGCGGCCCGCGTCACCGCCCGCCTGCCCGTCGAGGACCTCGCCGAGCTGTTCGACGTGGAGATCGACGCCGAGGAGGTCGAGACGGTCGGCGGCCTGCTCGCCCACGCGCTCGGCCGCGTCCCCATCGAGGGCTCCACCGCCGAGGTCGCCACGAGCGAGGCCTCCACCGGCGAGACCGGGCCCGTGCTGTCCCTCAAGGCCGAGACGATCGCCGGGCGCCGCAACCGGGTCGGCACCGTCCTGGTGCGGCGGCTCGGCGGAGCCCCGGGCGCGGACGCCGGGAGCCGGGCGGCCTCCGACCAGTCACGCTGA
- the ddaH gene encoding dimethylargininase: protein MDAAAGTAPAGRALVRPPGPRLAEGIVTHAARRPVDVELAARQHEAYVTALRAAGRRVRAVAPADDLPDAVFVEDALVVCGDLAVLGRSGAPSRRGEIPGAEQAARELGLRIERIKEPGTLDGGDVLDVGGTVYVGRGARTNEEGICQLARLLGGRRVVPVDVRGCLHLKSAMTVLPDGGLIGVPEMVDTSVLPCLRVAPEPEGAHVVVLGPDHVLMAASAPRTAARLAADGLRVTSVDISEFEALDGCVTCLSVLVP from the coding sequence ATGGACGCCGCCGCCGGAACCGCACCCGCGGGCAGGGCACTGGTCAGGCCGCCGGGCCCGCGTCTCGCCGAGGGCATCGTCACCCACGCCGCCCGCCGCCCGGTGGACGTGGAACTCGCCGCGCGCCAGCACGAGGCGTACGTCACGGCGCTGCGGGCGGCGGGGCGGCGCGTGCGCGCCGTCGCGCCCGCCGACGACCTGCCCGACGCCGTCTTCGTCGAGGACGCCCTGGTCGTCTGCGGCGACCTGGCCGTGCTCGGCCGGTCCGGGGCGCCGAGCCGCCGCGGGGAGATCCCCGGCGCGGAGCAGGCCGCGCGCGAGCTCGGCCTGCGGATCGAGCGGATCAAGGAGCCGGGGACGCTGGACGGCGGGGACGTCCTGGACGTCGGCGGCACCGTCTACGTGGGGCGCGGCGCCCGGACGAACGAGGAGGGCATCTGCCAGCTCGCGCGCCTGCTGGGCGGGCGGAGGGTCGTCCCGGTGGACGTCCGCGGCTGCCTGCACCTGAAGTCGGCGATGACCGTGCTGCCGGACGGCGGCCTGATCGGCGTCCCGGAGATGGTGGACACCTCGGTACTGCCGTGCCTGCGAGTCGCCCCGGAGCCGGAGGGCGCCCACGTGGTGGTGCTCGGGCCCGACCACGTCCTCATGGCGGCGTCGGCGCCGCGCACGGCCGCCCGGCTGGCGGCCGACGGGCTGCGCGTCACGAGCGTCGACATCAGCGAGTTCGAGGCGCTCGACGGCTGCGTGACCTGCCTCTCCGTGCTCGTACCCTGA
- a CDS encoding MMPL family transporter: MSRLLYRLGKAAALRPWRFILVWLVLVAAMAGLSGVAGGALHDNYTLAGTGSQRATDLLEERFPALAGADARVVVHAKSGQVDQAKLAAASAELRRLPHVSGVDPAQLGKGGATALMTVRYSVPVTDLGPKETLDLLRSATRNLDAAGYQVEFGGQVPENVTAPGGVAEAIGIVAALIILLLAFGSVVAAGLPLAVALAGLGVGVSGITLVAAFTDVATTAPTLATMVGLGVGIDYALFVLTRHREGLAEGLDVPEAVGRAIATAGLSVIFAGFTVLLALCGLVLSRIPVFMTMGFTTGIVVAATVLSAVTLLPAVLGLAGRRVLRRRDRAPGAAITVESPRVRRWAVHVGRHPWPWLLAAAVLMLTLAAPALGMRTWPSDASSEPTSNTVRQAYDLVADGFGAGANGPLVVAVDLTRTDEAALPGLRKRLEGTEGVASVAPPQASPRGDAAAIIVTPDYGPQDERVTGLVDRIRADVLPPDTEVTGLTAVYVDLSRVLSDRLWPVIGVVVATSFVMLMIVFRSLLAPLKAAVMNLLSIGAAYGVLTAVFQWGWGAELLGLPHSVPVSSFILLLMFAVLFGVSMDYEVFLLSRVREEWLLHGDARGSVSTGLAATGRVISSAALIMVAVFLGFAADPGLVIKQMGVGLAVAVALDATVVRLVLVPATMSLLGRANWWLPGPLARVLPAIDLHGGAAPAPAAERRPEPSRA, translated from the coding sequence ATGTCCCGTCTGCTCTACCGCCTGGGGAAGGCCGCCGCTCTGCGGCCCTGGCGGTTCATATTGGTGTGGCTGGTGCTCGTCGCCGCGATGGCCGGACTGTCCGGCGTCGCCGGAGGCGCCCTGCACGACAACTACACGCTGGCCGGGACGGGCTCGCAGCGGGCCACCGACCTGCTGGAGGAGAGGTTCCCCGCGCTGGCGGGGGCCGACGCCCGGGTCGTGGTGCACGCGAAGTCGGGGCAGGTCGACCAGGCGAAGCTGGCCGCGGCGTCGGCCGAGCTGCGAAGGCTGCCGCACGTGAGCGGCGTCGACCCCGCGCAGCTGGGCAAGGGCGGCGCGACCGCGCTGATGACCGTCCGGTACTCGGTGCCGGTCACCGACCTCGGGCCCAAGGAGACCCTCGACCTGCTGCGGTCGGCGACGCGGAACCTGGACGCCGCCGGCTACCAGGTGGAGTTCGGCGGCCAGGTCCCCGAGAACGTGACCGCGCCCGGCGGCGTCGCCGAGGCGATCGGGATCGTGGCGGCCCTGATCATCCTGCTGCTGGCGTTCGGGTCGGTGGTGGCGGCCGGGCTGCCGCTCGCCGTCGCGCTGGCCGGGCTCGGCGTCGGCGTGTCCGGGATCACGCTGGTGGCCGCGTTCACCGACGTCGCGACCACCGCGCCCACGCTCGCCACCATGGTCGGCCTCGGGGTCGGCATCGACTACGCCCTGTTCGTCCTGACCCGCCACCGGGAGGGGCTCGCGGAGGGACTCGACGTCCCCGAGGCGGTGGGCCGCGCCATCGCGACCGCGGGCCTGTCGGTGATCTTCGCGGGGTTCACGGTGCTGCTGGCGCTGTGCGGGCTGGTGCTGTCGCGGATCCCGGTGTTCATGACGATGGGCTTCACCACCGGCATCGTCGTCGCGGCGACCGTGCTGAGCGCCGTCACGCTGCTGCCGGCCGTGCTGGGCCTCGCCGGACGCAGGGTGCTGCGCCGCCGCGACCGGGCCCCCGGCGCGGCGATCACCGTGGAGTCGCCGCGGGTGCGGCGCTGGGCCGTGCACGTCGGGCGGCACCCCTGGCCGTGGCTGCTCGCCGCCGCGGTGCTGATGCTCACCCTCGCCGCCCCCGCGCTCGGCATGCGGACGTGGCCGAGCGACGCCAGCAGCGAGCCCACGTCCAACACCGTCCGCCAGGCCTATGACCTGGTCGCCGACGGCTTCGGCGCGGGCGCCAACGGGCCGCTCGTCGTCGCCGTCGACCTGACCAGGACCGACGAGGCCGCACTGCCGGGGCTGCGGAAGCGGCTGGAGGGCACCGAGGGCGTCGCGTCCGTGGCGCCGCCGCAGGCCTCCCCGCGCGGCGACGCCGCGGCGATCATCGTCACCCCGGACTACGGGCCGCAGGACGAGCGGGTGACCGGCCTCGTCGACCGGATCCGGGCCGACGTGCTGCCGCCGGACACCGAGGTCACCGGGCTGACCGCCGTCTATGTGGACCTGTCCCGGGTGCTGTCGGACCGGCTGTGGCCGGTGATCGGCGTGGTGGTGGCGACGTCGTTCGTGATGCTGATGATCGTGTTCCGGTCGCTGCTGGCGCCGCTGAAGGCCGCGGTGATGAACCTGCTGTCGATCGGCGCCGCGTACGGGGTGCTCACGGCCGTGTTCCAGTGGGGATGGGGCGCGGAGCTGCTCGGCCTCCCGCACAGCGTCCCGGTGTCGTCGTTCATCCTGCTGCTGATGTTCGCCGTCCTGTTCGGCGTCTCGATGGACTACGAGGTCTTCCTGCTCTCGCGGGTCCGGGAGGAGTGGCTGCTCCACGGCGACGCGCGCGGCTCGGTGTCCACCGGGCTCGCCGCGACCGGCCGGGTGATCAGCAGCGCGGCGCTGATCATGGTGGCGGTGTTCCTCGGCTTCGCCGCCGACCCCGGCCTGGTGATCAAGCAGATGGGGGTCGGGCTCGCGGTCGCGGTGGCGCTGGACGCGACGGTCGTGCGCCTGGTGCTGGTGCCGGCCACGATGTCGCTGCTCGGACGGGCGAACTGGTGGCTGCCGGGGCCGCTCGCCCGGGTGCTGCCGGCGATCGACCTGCACGGCGGCGCGGCACCCGCGCCGGCCGCCGAGCGGCGTCCCGAACCCAGCCGCGCCTAA
- a CDS encoding cytidine deaminase yields the protein MSELNAEDAKIITLARSARARTGAAEGAAVRDETGRTYSATSVDLPSLRLSALKVAVAMAVSSGAEDLEAAAVVTAADAADPADVAAVRDLGPKAPVLLAAPDGSVRDVVRG from the coding sequence GTGAGCGAGCTGAACGCCGAGGACGCGAAGATCATCACCCTGGCCAGGTCGGCGCGGGCCCGGACGGGCGCCGCCGAGGGCGCCGCCGTGCGCGACGAGACGGGCCGCACCTACTCCGCCACGAGCGTGGACCTGCCGTCCCTGAGGCTCTCGGCGCTCAAGGTCGCCGTCGCGATGGCCGTCTCCAGCGGCGCCGAGGACCTGGAGGCCGCCGCCGTCGTCACCGCGGCCGATGCGGCCGACCCCGCCGACGTCGCCGCCGTCCGCGACCTCGGCCCGAAGGCCCCGGTCCTGCTCGCCGCCCCCGACGGCAGCGTCCGCGACGTCGTCCGCGGCTGA
- the ybeY gene encoding rRNA maturation RNase YbeY: MSIEVLNESSAEVDEKAIADLSRHVLDGMRVHPLAELSVLLVDEAAMTELHEKWMDEPGPTDVLSFPMDELRPGHMSGGADEDGETDPGLLGDVVLCPAVAEKQAREAGHSTAEELELLCTHGILHLLGYDHAEPEEHREMFGLQAELLGSWREKRGG; encoded by the coding sequence GTGAGCATCGAGGTGCTGAACGAGTCGAGCGCCGAGGTCGACGAGAAGGCCATCGCCGACCTGTCCCGGCACGTCCTCGACGGGATGCGCGTCCATCCGCTGGCCGAGCTGTCGGTGCTGCTGGTCGACGAGGCCGCGATGACCGAGCTGCACGAGAAGTGGATGGACGAGCCGGGCCCGACCGACGTGCTGTCGTTCCCCATGGACGAGCTGCGTCCCGGGCACATGTCCGGCGGCGCCGACGAGGACGGCGAGACCGACCCGGGGCTCCTCGGCGACGTCGTGCTGTGCCCCGCCGTCGCCGAGAAGCAGGCGCGGGAGGCCGGGCACAGCACCGCGGAGGAGCTGGAGCTGCTGTGCACGCACGGCATCCTGCACCTCCTGGGCTACGACCACGCCGAGCCGGAGGAGCACCGGGAGATGTTCGGCCTGCAGGCGGAGCTCCTCGGCTCCTGGCGGGAGAAACGCGGCGGTTGA
- the era gene encoding GTPase Era, with protein sequence MNSGFACFIGRPNVGKSTLMNALVGTKVAITSSRPQTTRRAIRGIVHRPDAQLVVVDTPGLHKPRTLLGERLDSLVRSTLTEVDAIGFCVPADQPVGPGDKYIARELAGVKKTPVVAIVTKTDLAAPGQVAEQLLAVGRLGEFADIVPCSAESGFQVDLVGDLLISHLPEGMPLYPEGDLTDEPEQVLVGELIREAALEGVRDELPHSIAVVVDEMAPREGRDDLVDVYAHLFVERSSQKGIIIGHKGARLREVGAAARRQIEALLGTKVFLDLRVSVLKDWQRDPKQLRRLGFYD encoded by the coding sequence ATGAACTCCGGTTTCGCCTGTTTCATCGGGCGGCCCAACGTGGGCAAGTCGACGTTGATGAACGCGCTGGTCGGGACGAAGGTGGCGATCACCAGCAGCCGTCCGCAGACGACGCGGCGGGCCATCCGGGGGATCGTGCACCGCCCTGACGCGCAACTCGTCGTGGTCGACACCCCCGGCCTTCACAAGCCCCGGACGCTGCTCGGGGAGCGGCTCGACAGCCTCGTGCGGTCCACGCTGACCGAGGTGGACGCGATCGGGTTCTGCGTTCCGGCCGACCAGCCGGTCGGGCCCGGCGACAAGTACATCGCCAGGGAGCTGGCGGGGGTGAAGAAGACGCCCGTGGTCGCGATCGTCACCAAGACCGACCTCGCCGCGCCCGGGCAGGTCGCCGAGCAGCTCCTCGCGGTCGGGCGGCTCGGGGAGTTCGCCGACATCGTGCCGTGCTCCGCCGAGAGCGGCTTCCAGGTCGACCTCGTCGGTGATCTGCTGATCTCCCACCTGCCGGAGGGCATGCCGCTCTACCCCGAGGGCGATCTCACCGACGAGCCCGAGCAGGTCCTGGTCGGCGAGCTGATCCGCGAGGCGGCGCTGGAGGGGGTCCGGGACGAGCTGCCCCACTCGATCGCCGTCGTCGTGGACGAGATGGCGCCCCGCGAGGGCCGCGACGACCTCGTCGACGTCTACGCGCACCTGTTCGTCGAACGGTCCAGCCAGAAGGGGATCATCATCGGGCACAAGGGCGCGCGGCTGCGGGAGGTCGGCGCGGCGGCGCGCCGGCAGATCGAGGCGCTGCTCGGCACGAAGGTGTTCCTCGACCTGCGCGTCAGCGTCCTCAAGGACTGGCAGCGCGACCCCAAGCAACTCCGCCGGCTCGGCTTCTACGACTGA